A DNA window from Sporosarcina sp. ANT_H38 contains the following coding sequences:
- a CDS encoding UDP-N-acetylmuramoyl-L-alanyl-D-glutamate--2,6-diaminopimelate ligase gives MLFITELLKDWPCTVSGGELRTVVTGITEDSSRVKKGYVFVARKGNQSDGAMYIERAIEQGAVAIVIDRTFLTEIQDNVVVITVSDCTMFMSHASARLAGDPAKRMKMIAVTGTNGKTTVTHFVGQLLRKFGNRVAVIGTTGIFIDGVKIDYECPQMTTLPAEYLHPLLKKCVGEGVSHVVLEASSQGLSSNRLNHCEIDIGVLLNIGTDHYEEHGGKLAYINAKKRLIRLAKTIIVNKDDEHCVKMVQEATIPLVYFGMDSSADVRVPELKMNPDILGHYNRMNALAAISALLVLGYYLDDILLHCELLQLPEGRLQQIERDGVKVYVDYAHTPDALQAVLQTLFNSCYGRLITVFGCGGQRDKGKRAEMGELAVLYSSIVIVTSDNPRNEDPKAIISDIMEGFGGDCSAIEAELDRKDAIRKAIFCAAPGDIVLIAGKGHEKTQHTADGLLPFSDLEEAERALSEKTFLDIKEINIE, from the coding sequence GTGCTGTTTATAACGGAGCTTTTAAAAGACTGGCCTTGTACAGTCAGTGGCGGGGAACTCAGGACTGTAGTCACGGGAATAACCGAAGATTCTTCACGGGTAAAGAAAGGATACGTTTTTGTAGCAAGGAAAGGAAATCAAAGCGATGGTGCGATGTATATTGAAAGAGCGATTGAACAAGGTGCTGTAGCTATTGTTATTGATAGAACATTTCTGACTGAAATACAGGATAATGTTGTTGTCATTACCGTTTCGGATTGCACGATGTTCATGTCCCATGCAAGTGCACGGTTAGCTGGTGATCCTGCGAAAAGAATGAAGATGATTGCAGTGACTGGAACAAATGGAAAAACGACAGTCACTCACTTTGTTGGTCAATTGTTACGGAAATTCGGAAACCGGGTGGCGGTAATTGGCACGACGGGAATTTTTATCGATGGCGTAAAGATTGACTATGAATGCCCTCAAATGACAACATTACCTGCGGAATACCTCCATCCATTGTTGAAAAAATGTGTAGGCGAAGGCGTCAGTCATGTTGTTCTTGAAGCATCTTCACAAGGATTGTCTTCGAATCGTTTAAATCATTGTGAAATCGACATTGGGGTATTATTGAATATTGGGACTGATCATTACGAAGAACATGGTGGAAAGCTTGCTTATATCAATGCTAAAAAGCGTTTAATTCGATTGGCGAAAACAATCATTGTTAACAAAGATGATGAACACTGTGTCAAAATGGTTCAAGAAGCAACTATCCCATTGGTTTATTTTGGGATGGATTCGTCGGCTGACGTCCGAGTCCCGGAACTGAAAATGAATCCAGATATTCTGGGACATTACAATCGAATGAATGCATTAGCGGCAATTAGTGCTCTTCTAGTCCTAGGGTATTACTTGGATGATATTTTGCTGCACTGCGAACTCTTGCAACTTCCAGAAGGCAGGTTGCAGCAGATAGAGCGCGATGGTGTAAAGGTTTACGTAGATTACGCACATACGCCAGATGCGCTCCAAGCGGTATTACAGACACTGTTCAATTCGTGTTATGGAAGACTGATTACGGTCTTTGGATGCGGTGGCCAGCGAGATAAAGGAAAACGAGCTGAGATGGGCGAACTCGCTGTTCTATATTCTTCCATCGTCATTGTTACATCGGATAATCCAAGAAATGAAGATCCGAAAGCAATTATCTCGGATATTATGGAAGGTTTTGGAGGAGATTGTTCAGCGATTGAAGCTGAGCTCGACCGGAAAGATGCGATTCGTAAAGCGATTTTCTGTGCAGCACCGGGAGATATCGTCCTTATTGCAGGGAAAGGTCATGAAAAAACACAGCACACGGCTGATGGTTTGTTACCGTTTTCCGATCTCGAAGAAGCAGAGCGAGCTCTTTCTGAAAAAACATTTTTGGATATTAAAGAAATAAATATTGAATAA
- a CDS encoding aspartate kinase, whose product MIIQKFGGVAMKNEEMRLNCINHIKDGLNEFGDVVIVVSAIGRYGDPYSTDSLLQLTDAFTSSSAASDLAASCGELIAAAVLSAELARAGVINTVLHGNQAGIMTTGEFGDGTITHIDTSTILKTLETTRCIIIPGFQGIATNGQVMTLGRGGSDLSAIALAGALQASHVEFFKDVPGVMTHDPREVENTRKLDFLRMDDFIPLLDCERPVIQKRAALHAIKTATPLYIRGVASTEIGTWILP is encoded by the coding sequence ATGATCATCCAGAAATTCGGTGGGGTAGCAATGAAAAACGAAGAAATGAGATTGAATTGCATTAACCATATAAAGGATGGATTGAATGAGTTTGGCGACGTTGTCATTGTAGTTTCTGCAATCGGTCGTTATGGAGATCCTTATTCTACAGACAGCCTTCTGCAACTGACAGACGCCTTTACATCTTCATCAGCAGCCAGCGACCTTGCAGCCTCTTGCGGTGAACTCATAGCCGCAGCAGTTTTATCCGCAGAATTAGCTCGTGCAGGTGTCATCAACACAGTTTTACACGGCAATCAGGCTGGAATAATGACAACAGGGGAATTCGGAGATGGCACGATTACACACATTGATACTTCGACTATTCTCAAAACACTTGAAACAACACGTTGCATAATTATTCCAGGATTCCAAGGGATAGCTACAAACGGTCAGGTGATGACACTTGGAAGAGGAGGCAGCGACTTGTCTGCCATCGCATTAGCAGGAGCACTCCAAGCATCGCATGTAGAGTTCTTTAAAGATGTCCCTGGCGTTATGACTCATGATCCGCGAGAAGTCGAGAATACCCGCAAACTGGACTTTCTGAGAATGGATGATTTCATTCCACTTCTAGATTGCGAAAGACCTGTCATTCAAAAACGGGCTGCACTACATGCCATAAAAACAGCGACACCTCTTTATATAAGAGGTGTCGCTAGTACGGAGATAGGAACTTGGATTCTACCTTAA
- a CDS encoding CAP-associated domain-containing protein → MKVLWKIILLLIIVLLVFYIIDDRVKENKPLESPVKHGTAIPVPGKGAGLPLPQAARPESGISLFVGKSVSNLREQIGEPDRIEPSGYGYDWWIYNKDRELMVGVLDGKVNQVYTADLSSDVEPFKIGQDVKDIYRFTIVESEVGVQIGESEYTFTLNSDDVNNRLLIEYENVYAQLYIDGEDGELEGIRFIDPITLILHQPYDMAYMGEIVSADRPSSTMQIEVDRAMERQILDLTNVYRKSHGLEELLGDYNLTVVARKHSEDMALENYFSHESPVTGDLADRLKEAEIEHRKARENIAFNYVDAIEAVHGWLNSPAHRNVLLEEDLTHLGTGAYGKYYTQVLVRKTVEEKRQQ, encoded by the coding sequence ATGAAAGTACTCTGGAAAATAATACTTCTGCTCATCATCGTCCTATTGGTATTTTATATTATAGATGATCGAGTAAAAGAAAATAAACCGCTTGAGTCGCCTGTGAAACATGGAACGGCCATCCCTGTACCTGGAAAGGGAGCGGGTTTACCGCTGCCACAAGCTGCGCGTCCAGAATCAGGAATTTCCCTTTTTGTAGGAAAGAGTGTGAGCAATTTACGTGAACAGATAGGGGAGCCAGACCGTATTGAGCCTTCGGGCTATGGTTACGATTGGTGGATATATAATAAAGATCGGGAATTAATGGTGGGAGTATTGGATGGGAAGGTAAACCAAGTGTATACTGCAGATTTGTCATCTGATGTTGAACCATTTAAGATTGGGCAGGATGTAAAAGACATCTATCGATTTACGATTGTTGAGTCGGAAGTTGGTGTCCAAATTGGAGAAAGTGAGTATACATTTACATTAAACAGTGATGACGTAAATAATAGGTTGCTTATTGAATATGAAAATGTCTATGCACAGCTTTATATCGACGGTGAGGATGGGGAGTTAGAAGGTATACGTTTCATCGACCCAATTACGCTAATCCTACACCAACCTTATGACATGGCTTATATGGGTGAAATCGTCAGTGCTGACCGTCCATCGTCAACGATGCAGATTGAAGTGGACCGAGCAATGGAGCGTCAAATTTTAGATTTGACCAACGTATATCGAAAGAGTCATGGGTTGGAGGAACTTTTGGGCGATTACAATCTTACTGTAGTGGCGCGAAAACATAGTGAAGATATGGCGCTTGAAAATTATTTTTCCCATGAATCTCCTGTTACCGGTGATCTAGCGGACAGGTTAAAAGAGGCGGAAATTGAACATCGCAAAGCACGGGAAAATATCGCCTTCAACTACGTAGACGCAATTGAGGCAGTCCATGGTTGGCTTAATTCTCCCGCACACCGTAATGTTCTGCTCGAAGAGGATTTGACACATCTTGGGACGGGTGCATATGGAAAATATTATACACAGGTTTTAGTTCGTAAGACTGTAGAAGAAAAAAGACAGCAATGA
- a CDS encoding YugN family protein: MYIEDTGIENIVTDLSILDEIMLKHDLVRAGQWDYERATFDKKYMIKEGTYYLRVFSYTTDGDVDTRKATMILKKPVVGKHYYPHGVEYGEGEHFPESLLKDCVATLKAVSAELEPFNLKK; the protein is encoded by the coding sequence ATGTATATTGAAGATACAGGCATTGAAAATATCGTTACTGACTTATCAATACTTGATGAAATCATGTTAAAACACGACCTTGTCCGCGCAGGTCAATGGGACTATGAACGGGCAACATTTGATAAGAAATATATGATCAAAGAAGGTACATATTATTTGCGCGTATTCAGTTATACAACTGATGGAGATGTTGATACACGGAAAGCTACTATGATTCTGAAAAAGCCGGTTGTCGGCAAACATTATTATCCGCACGGCGTTGAATACGGCGAAGGGGAACATTTCCCTGAAAGTCTACTTAAAGACTGTGTCGCAACATTGAAAGCAGTAAGTGCAGAATTAGAACCTTTTAACCTTAAAAAGTAA